cttcctgctccatgagctttatcatacttcttcttaaagctatgtatggattttgcctccactatatcacttcccagactactccgcttcctgacaactgtggctgaagaaatacttcctaacgtccgtgattcatctaagtcttcaacttccaactgtgaccccttgttgctgtgtcccatctctggaacatcctgtctctgtccaccttgtctattcctctcagtattttatatgtcgttatcatatccccccctatctctcctgtcctccagtgtcgtcaggtcgatttcccttaactcgtaggacatacccctacgAGGACAAATACataggtggttttgataaggacctgcattgtattggccagtaggccagctgctgtgttccttcattcttatgttcctaAGAGCCATACTACACGCCAACACTACTGCCGCACGACGCACACACTATCAAGAGGACTAACATCCATTTATGGTTCAGTAAACGGCACAGATTTCACTCCGGAGACGCATGTTACCATTCTCACCCCTCTCTCCTAGTGATTATACAACTCTCCACGCCCACTTACTTCCCCCACGCCCACACAATTCCCCCACACTCCCCTTGCACCTGCACAAGGCGGACTGTGTGCTCACGTAATTAATGCTCATAGTTTATACTTAGTGTTTGCTTTCCTCGTGATGATTACCTCATTTTGTTCCTGCGGGGAAAGCGCTTGCGTGCACAGGGAGAGCTTTAGTATGCTGATAAAGTGCTTGCGCACACTGAGAGAGCACTAGCCTGTACAGGGAGCGCATGAACATACAGAGAGCATTAGCTCACATAATGAGTGATTGTCACACTATGTAGAGAACTTGCGCACGCAGAAGAACCATTTTCATTCACTGAGCTCCCCCACGCAATTTGAGTGCCTGTGCACGCAGGGTAAGTGCTTGCACACGGAATGAGACCAGCCATCATTCTGTGCGCATCTGGAACAAGGGAAACAGCTTTCGAGAGGAAACTGGAGCACTTTCCGTAACAAGTTCCAGATCAGCAAGGTTGCAATGGCTATATAGTTCTAAGTGCcgctggcagcaacagcctgattgtttAGGCACTCAACAAGTAAGTCTGGTCTGGCTTCGGGGATAGAATCCTGGAAACCGGTCACGGGAGTCTCAGCGTCGCAGAAATGGTCTGAACATACGTTTAATAAACTTTATGGCTGGCAAACATAATTAGATAACTTCAGCAACTTTGAGAATAAAATTCAAAATAAACTTTATCATGCAATGCAGGAGAGCAGAGTTGTGTTTGGTGAATGTAATAGACTGTGTACTTCAGGCGCTGTATTTTTATGGTTACGCTAGAAGCAATAAGTTGGTGGATCAGATGTCAGTGTAACATGAGAGGTTCTTGAGAGCAAATGATATTAACTGCCGACACGACGGTAAAAGCGAGACAGGTGCAgtataataatattggtagaattaccgacaatatgctaGGTAAAAGGAGGTATGTGTACTAATGTGATAGTTTATTgcagcaacgttttgctctccaggatcGAAACAAGGCTCctagaaagcgaaacgttgccgcaataaaatgtcacattagttgcacatgtgtccttttaccaaacATAAGTTACCCAAAGGACGACTCTTCGGTCTGTCCTGGGCCATTGTCTAGTTGCGAGTGGACCAGGACGGACCGAGGTTATGTTCACTTGATTTTTCCAATTGGTGGGTTAGTTGCTAATAAAGTCATCGAGACTAATACAGTCCTGTCACTAAGCGAAGTCTCTCTTGTTTCAGAGTGTCTTGACGGAGTTCTCTGGTGTGTTGTGGGCGTCTACAGGAGGTCGGGCGTCACTGCGGGAGGTGACAGTGGCGTTGCCACGCTCCTGGAGGACCGACGCCCTCACCTGCTCTCTCCTGACGCCTCTCACCACGGCCACAGTTCCCACCGATGCCCACATCCGCGTTACGTCCGCCCACCCGGTGTTCGGGTCTCGCCCCTGGGCGCAGCAGAGCCAGGGGTGTGGGCGGCAGGGTGACTACATCCAGCTGGGCGGCGACCTGCTGAGAGCCACCACTAACGACACCTATGTCCACGCCGCCCGCCTCTTGCTTGCAGAATGGGTCAAGTTCCGGTGGGGGGTGTTTGAGGAGCGCGGTTACCCCAACGACCCGCTCTACCCACCCACCTTCCGCGACCCCAAGACGAATGTTCCGCGGCCCAACACCTGCTCCACGCACAAGATCACGCCCGCGCCTTTCTGCACCACCGCCGCCCACACGCCCGAGGCGCCCACGAAGCACAATGCTCAGTGTAACGGCCGACCCGCCTGGGATATCATCCTTCAGTCTCAAGATTTTATCGATGGAAGGTGAGTGCCCCTAAGCCTTACTAAAGACTCGATATTGCAAAATCGTGAGTTAGGAGCATTGGTTTTTGCTTTGCATTCAGATTTGACGACACTTTACATTTTTCCAATATTGTTTGTTTCAGGAATGCTCCTACCAACGCCACCGCGCCGCTGCTGCCGTCTGTACGGTATGTGCAAGAAAGCGCTGCGCGCATTGTCCTCGTAGTAGAGGACACTGCCGTCATGAATCTACAGAGGAGATGGGAGTTCGTACGCAAAGCCGTGAGACGCGTGGTAGTGTACGACGTGCCTGACGGCGACCATGTCGCTCTGGTGGTGTTTAACTCTGTTGCCAACACCGCTGCTCCCCTGTCGAAGATGGACTCTTTGTCAGACGTGCGCCAGCGTGTGGGATCGTCTCTGCCGCGTAATCCGTCTCCCGTTCCAGAGAGTAACAAGTGTGTCTTGTGCGGCCTGCAGGAGGCTCTTAGAGCCCTGGACGCTGATAGTGCCGGAGCCGCTGGTGCCACAATAATCCTCGTGACTACAGGCAAGGGCGCGGCACACCAGCGAGAGGTAGACGAGATGTCTCGTCTAGCCACTAGCCGTGGCGTGAGAATAGACACGGTAATCTATCCACTGACAGAGCGACGCGGGGGAGGAGGCACGGCCACTGATGGTCTCCAGTCCTTAGTGGCCGCCACGCGAGGCTCTTCCTTCACCGTCATGGACGAGGGCGTCGGCAACGACTCAAAAGTCAGCATGATGGTTGCCCTGATGGATGCTCTTCTGGCGGCCGTGCGCCGTAGCGAGCCTCCTGCAGCTCCAGGAGCTCCAGTCATTATTCACAGTGCCGCCTACCCAGGAGGTATCGCCTCCATGGCCGTGGGATCTTTCTTCCTGGACGACTCTCTCGGTCCAAACGCCCGGTTCTCCATATATTACTACGACTTGAATCACGTGGGCAACACCGTGCAGCTGACAGCTCCTTCAGGAGAGACCATCATCTCTGGCAACATGCAGGAAGAAGATGGTGACGCTAATGTAATTTTCATCAACATTCCCAACGCAGAAAGAGGCCAATGGCAGTACCGTGTAGAGAACCGCGCGGATTCCCACCAGGGACTGCACATCCAGGTGACGGCCAAAGAGAGTAGCATACGCAAGATCAGCCTGAGGCTCTGGACCAACACCCCAAACAGTGCCATCAACGCCACAGACCCTTCACTACCCGTTATTATCTACGCCGAAGTAAAGGATGGCGAGGTGCCAGTCATCAATGCCAGGGTAACAGCCAAACTACAGCGCTTGGGAACCAATACCACCGGAAGCAACTATGACTCCATCTTGGTTGACCTCTTCGACAATGGTTTTGGAGGTAAATACTTTCGTATATTTTTTTGTCTTCGAATTCTTGGTAATTTATCTTCTGCACAACCCTTACAAGTTTAGCACTTATACATGAATATGTaagtattaatgaaaataatatgcaTTTTCCTCAGTGAACTTCGTCTTCACCCACATTCATTTTAgctatttttttccccttcttctcTTACAGTGTATACATTATTTTATTTACAGACATTactatatttaattttttttccatgtATTATCCAACGTATTCATTTTCAGTGTATTCTAACACATTTTCTCTCTCGATTTATTCCTATTTTTTCTTTACTTACCTTTTCATCATTTTCCTTGTCTCTATTTTCTATAACAGTTACTATGTTTTTTGTAGCCCATTCTCTCTATATTAACTGACTTTGTCTCTTGTTACAGACCCAGATATAACCGGAGGTGACGGGGTGTACTCACGTTACCTACCAACACTGCAGGGAGGACCTGGCCACTACCAGCTGGGCGTCTCCATCGACCACAACAGCGGCTTGGCCTTGGCCCCTATCAATGACGCCTTCACCCGTCATGGACGAATGTACGCAGACCGCGACAAGCAGACGTGCTGCGGGAGTGTCATCAAGTACGAGCACGTGAAGCCTGTGCCACCATTCCAGAGGTCCGTCATCTATGGTGTGCTGGACGTGGTCTCCCCGCCCCCAACGAATGACATCGTCCCGCCCACCCGTATCCTAGACCTCCGTTCTTTCGTGAACCTCACCACCCGTGAAGTATCTTTGCGGTGGACTGCCCCAGGGGACGATTACGACTGGGACCGGGCTCATCACTATGAAGCTGTGTTGGCCAGCTCTTGGGCCGAGGCTAAGGCTTTCGACGGAGAACGGATTAGCGGAATGCCCGTACCGGTGCTTGTCGGTACGGAACAAGCTGTGGCGATCCAAGTGGACCGCTATGACCAGATGGTCTACGTCGCTATCCGTGCTGTTGACGAGGCTGGCAACCGCGGAGGTGTGAGCAACATTGCGTCGCTGTGGGTGCCGCAGCCGCCCACAACGCCGCCCATGGTGACAAGTCCCCACACACTGGAGCCAACGAGTGACCTGACGGAGCCGCTGGGCCGCGGGGTTACACAACCCGTCAGAGTTGCTGGGATCAACCTGGAGGACATGGCTGTCATCATCGGCTCAGTGGGAGGCTTCCTCATAATAGTAGCTGTTCTTGCTACTTTCTGCTACTGCCACGTGGCCCGTAGACGGCGCCACCAGCACAAGAACGAAACTGAGAAGCTGGAGGCCAACCGCAGTGTCATGATAAAGACCAACTCTACCCTCATGGTGGACCAAGACGAAAGTCACGACTCAGTAGACAGCGCCATTAAGGACGGGGAAGTTGCAGTTGCTAAAGATGGCAGGCCGCTGTCACCAATACAGTCATGGGGAGTGTCCAAACTCCTGCAGGAGCACGAGCGTCGGGTCTCCATGACGAGCGGACCCTTATTGGAGGCCTCCGGTTCCCTGGCACACTACCAGAACATGCAGGAGCCCTTCCCTGACGTGACACTCACCGGCACTCACTCCTACCCCAGCTCACAGacgccctccaccacacactctgaccCGCCAGCCTACCAGCCTCCCTACACCACCGACGCCTATGCCCCTTACCCCTACCCATACCACCCTGGCTACAGCCACGAGGAACTCCCCCCTTACACCCCAGGCCTATCTTCACAGTCGTCCCAGGCCTCTACGGCCTACACTCACGAGATTCCCACACAGCCCTCAGAAATGTCCTACCCTGTCGACCCTGCCAACTACCCAGCAGAAATGCCGTCCTTCGTTGGTGAGATCACATACAGCCAAGCTCAGCCCCCAATGTACGCACCTTGTCCAGAGGAGGTCATCGTTAATAGCCAGGCCCCTGTGCGTTCCAAGGTCCCTCCGCCAGTAGCGCCCAAACCGCCCCTGGCCGCCCGCGCAGCCGCCGTCGCCGCTACAGTTTCCTCAACAACGGCGTCAGTGGAGCCGAAGCGACGTAACGTGACTCAAGTGTGAGGTGCTCCCCCTGACCCCCATCCCTCCCCAGCAACAGCCACAAGAACGCTTTAAGTGTCAATATCATTGTTGTCATCTGCTTTTTTCACCTCCCGCTTCCTCCCTGCccatcccctcctcctccctctcttctcccgaATCTCTTTTTGTATGGAGTTTTTTCATCGTATGATAAGACTTGTTGTATATGTAAAATACGTGTCCAGTGTATGGAAAAAAAACAATTGTATGTTGTACAGAATGTTGTTGATTGTAAGCTTTGCTCACATCTAGTCATAATTGTATAGAATTTAGGACCACTCGGTAGGTCCCCTCCGGCAGGTGCTGAAGTGGGGTCTCCTGAGAACCTCAAGAACAGCGAACAATGTGGTGCCCTCtcggcctccaccactgtactgaTCTCACTATATCTTGTATGTCTGTGATACAATTCGTAAAATAAAGACAATCATTGATGGATATCGTTTTGTGTGCGTCAACGTCCTAAAAACAACGACCTCCAGTGAAAAAAAATATCCACGAAAACAATATATACTAAGAAAAGTATACATCTTTCCTCAAAAGAAAGAGAGGCTGAAAGAAAACGACAAAGAGGTATGCGAGTTTTTCTGTTTTGCTCATAAGCATCAGGTAAAATGTTCCTCTTGTGTTTCAAGACAGGATTCTACAAGATGTTTCAGGTGCTGTGGTGACTTCTTAGGGTTTGGCAAAGATGCTGCAGAGAACCGCAAGGAGCAAGGGCGACCATGAATGAGATTCTTAAGAGAAAATAACTCTTGTCAGCAGAACTTACAATTTAAGATAACTGCCTCCACTATTATAGTATCAGATAGTACAGTAAGGTGAAGAtaaagcctctctctctctctctctctctctctctctcatttgctcgCTCATTATTTTTCAATATATTCCAAGTGGGCACCCAAATTCCACATATATCCAACAGTAATTTCTTTCGAGTGATACGTCAACGTGGAAATCATTTTCAGACTCACCAAAAATTCAATAGACATCGAAATTATAAAATGCTTTCCTTCGATAACAAACTTTTACTTTTATTTTGATCTTGGTTTGGTTTGGCTTTATTTTATGTCAACTCTgtcttttatttttttcctttgtCGTTTTCTTCTGTCCTTCCATCCTCCTTTCTGTTAGTATTCCCACTTTTAATCTAGTTTCTCAttgcttctcttttatgtgcctCTTTTCACATCATTCTCTCCTCGCTTTTCAGTATCTTCAAATTTCTGCCTCTCTGTATTTTTAATTTTCCAATTTCTGATGTCAGTCATTTGTTTTCCAAttttatgtttatttttccatccaaTTTTCTTTAACTTTAAACATTTTCCACGGTCCTGACTGGGCCACAGGGAGAGTGAATTCTGAAGTCATCAAGAGGCAGTTTTATTAttcctctgtcttctctctcttcctcactatatatatatatatatatatatatatatatatatatatatatatatatatatatatatatatatatatatatatatatatatatatatatatgtcgtgccgaatatgtaaaactggtcaattagcaagaactcatttaaaattaagtcctttctaaaaatttctcttatacgtttaaagagatatattttttcattaatgttaatgtaaaattttttaattttgcaccacaagaatcttagaaaatttacctaaccttattataacaagcgcaatttattttagcctaacccaactaaatatattttagatttgtttacaataatttaatactaaacaaacacaataaaatatatttttctcgttaggttgagaatgattttggcgaaattattgcatacacaaattttcgcttgtcgtatatggcaagatgagcgttgctatttaagccaagatcgcaagttctgcctattcggcagacatacacacacacacacacacacacacacaccgactaCCACAAAACCACTCTCACTTTTGAATTTAATTACTTTTTAAAGCTGCAAAAGGCTTAAGCTTTAATGACGTTACCTGGTAGCATTTTCCACTCAACTACAACACAACTGCCAAACCAGTGATTATCTATATCCTTTCTATCTCTAAATTTCTTTAATTtatgtttaaaaaaatataagTGTGCATTTATTATTGTATTTCTGAATTATAGTGTACATATTTGATCATGCAATTTGGAAATATAATTCAGCATTATATTACAGAATATGGCAATGTTAACTAACAAAGATTAACAAATTGTAACAGTTACCTGTCAAGAAAACGCAGGTTTTGAATTTCATAAGTGAAAGAACAatggattaataataataataataatcattgttaTAATAAGCATTATCATTACCATTCCTTTCTCTGTTACAGTTAGTTATTGTGAAAACGAAGAAGGATGTAGAAGAACAAGCctttactgggacaacgtttcgcacaAAGGAGAGCTTTTTCAAGTCTTGAGAGAGCTTTGCTTTAAGCGAAAAGTTGCCCCAGTAGACTTGGTCTGCTCCACACAATTTCATCTTCATTTCCAATTATATTATAACCTTCAGTCACTTGCTGTTTTGGATTTGAGTCATGTAACTGTACACTTTTTACAACAAATATTAATATCATCGGTAATATTATAATGGGTAATATTATCGCTCGAAATAATGCCATTTTAAATATTATCATAGGTAATGTTATTTTTGTCCAGCCTTGTAATATGCAAAGAGTAATTCtctatttttttaatttgttggATAAATGCTACAATGATAAAATATTGTCGTTAGACGATGGGAAAAAATGCCCGAGATTTTAAGTATGTCCTTCGGTCTGGATTtttatgctggtgaagggctcttcatctaaGGAACCGGAGCCACTCTTCCACTGGAATAAACCTGATTACTTTCCATTCCACAGGCGCAGCATGGCCCTTATGAGTTTAGCGCCTCCACAAGAGTACAATGCGGCGCGTGGAATGTATCTGATAATGACTGTGTACGGCCTCAGAAATGCTTTTTAATGCCGCTCTTACGGAGGCTCTTTAAGGACGGTGCCTTGatggtaagacacacaggcaataTTTAGGCATCTATATTCCGaatcgtttcgcctacacagtaggcttcttcagtcgaatatagaaaGTAGgctggagcagtagagatgtgaagacgatgtgatcagtccatcacccatgaagatgtagatttgaggttatcagtccctcaggatAGAGAAgaattgtttcagactatgaaacagaattcttctccaggctgggggactgacaacctcaaatctacatcttcaagggcgatggactgattacttcgttttcacatctctactgctccagcctactttctatactcgactgaaaaagcctactgtgtaggcgaaacccttcggaataaagatacctaaatgttgcctatgtgtcttatttaccaacttgacggtattgtataccattttgatattcacggTGCATTGATGCTGGCGAGAATCTCTTGTTCTGAGGAATTGAAGCTTTTctttccttcctcggatcaaaccttaaTTCCTCCCTAGAAACAAAGCATTAATTCTTTTCTTCGCAAAAGCACTGCATTATCATGTATTTTGTGAATAAAGTCGACCTGTTGTCGATTCTGACAGTGAAAAGGAGGGGAGTAATCAACCCACACCGTCCATGACCAGATCTAGTTGATGGTCATCAAGGTTGTTGGTGCTAGAAGCAAGCACCACAGGCTGACAGATAAGGAACTGATCACACTGAGCAAAAAATTATTAGGTTTGAATACAGACACACGCACAGTTCAAGAGATTTGTTAAGAAACGTCTCAAAGGTTTCTTCAGACCTAATTGTTAGGTCTGAGGAAACCACTAGGACTGAAGAAGGCTTGGTCAGACCTAATTATTAggtctgaagaagccactcgtggcgaaaagtttcctcagtGTCTTGAACGGTGCATCTGTCgttatgcacacacgcacacacacacacacacacacacacacacacacacacacacacacacacacacacacacacacacacacacacacacacacgacatataaaatactgcgaggaatggttaaggtggacagagacaggatgtttcagatattccagagatgggacacagaaacaaggggtcacaattgaaagttgaagactcagttgagtcaaagggatgttcggaagtatttcttcagtcacagagttgtcaggaagtggaatagtctagcaagtgaagtagtggaggcaagaaccatacatagctttaatacgaggtaggataaagctcatggagcagagagaggacctagtagcgatcagtgaagaggcggggccaggagctgagtctcgacccctgcatccacaaataggtgagtatacacacacacacacatacacacacacacacagtattatccTATCAACCTATTCATGATTAGGCTTTCTTACAAGTCGTTCATATCGGTAGAATGAACTTGGGCagcatttaattattattataattcctATCAGAATCATTATTACTGTTACGGATAATcctaataaaatattaattactatTAAAACTAGGGAACCTATCATGGGCCTTataaaaattaaaagtaaacattTTTAAGAACAGATGAAGTACTTTTTTTGAACACATGAAGCACGTTTTTATGAACAGATGAAGCACGTTTTTATGAACAGATGAAGCACGTTTTTATGAACAGATGAAGCACGTTTTTATGAACAGATGAAGCACGTTTTTATGAACAGATGAAGCACGTTTTTATGAACAGATGAAGCACGTTTTTATGAACAGATGAAGCACGTTTTTCGTGAAGGAATTAACTACTTTTTATGAAGAGATAAATAATATTTTTATGACCAGATGGagcactattttttttttgctaacaGATAAAGTACATTTATTCTGTTTAAAAAAAATAGTGAGAAATTATTTTAGAGTTTAGATTTAAGAGACCTAATTAATATTCTTTCCATCGGGAAGCACTAAATCTGTAAGTGTTAAGAGAAAATTATATTTTGATTCAGGGAAAAGGAAGTTAGCACcaatttccttgaatcaagagcctttcatcaTGAAAA
This region of Cherax quadricarinatus isolate ZL_2023a chromosome 57, ASM3850222v1, whole genome shotgun sequence genomic DNA includes:
- the LOC128693504 gene encoding calcium-activated chloride channel regulator 1 translates to MASQKLRMMKRSVVLLVLAVLAASQRVLAHPEDLRLVDNGYEGLVVAITDYVPQEHCNHVIHGLKSVLTEFSGVLWASTGGRASLREVTVALPRSWRTDALTCSLLTPLTTATVPTDAHIRVTSAHPVFGSRPWAQQSQGCGRQGDYIQLGGDLLRATTNDTYVHAARLLLAEWVKFRWGVFEERGYPNDPLYPPTFRDPKTNVPRPNTCSTHKITPAPFCTTAAHTPEAPTKHNAQCNGRPAWDIILQSQDFIDGRNAPTNATAPLLPSVRYVQESAARIVLVVEDTAVMNLQRRWEFVRKAVRRVVVYDVPDGDHVALVVFNSVANTAAPLSKMDSLSDVRQRVGSSLPRNPSPVPESNKCVLCGLQEALRALDADSAGAAGATIILVTTGKGAAHQREVDEMSRLATSRGVRIDTVIYPLTERRGGGGTATDGLQSLVAATRGSSFTVMDEGVGNDSKVSMMVALMDALLAAVRRSEPPAAPGAPVIIHSAAYPGGIASMAVGSFFLDDSLGPNARFSIYYYDLNHVGNTVQLTAPSGETIISGNMQEEDGDANVIFINIPNAERGQWQYRVENRADSHQGLHIQVTAKESSIRKISLRLWTNTPNSAINATDPSLPVIIYAEVKDGEVPVINARVTAKLQRLGTNTTGSNYDSILVDLFDNGFGDPDITGGDGVYSRYLPTLQGGPGHYQLGVSIDHNSGLALAPINDAFTRHGRMYADRDKQTCCGSVIKYEHVKPVPPFQRSVIYGVLDVVSPPPTNDIVPPTRILDLRSFVNLTTREVSLRWTAPGDDYDWDRAHHYEAVLASSWAEAKAFDGERISGMPVPVLVGTEQAVAIQVDRYDQMVYVAIRAVDEAGNRGGVSNIASLWVPQPPTTPPMVTSPHTLEPTSDLTEPLGRGVTQPVRVAGINLEDMAVIIGSVGGFLIIVAVLATFCYCHVARRRRHQHKNETEKLEANRSVMIKTNSTLMVDQDESHDSVDSAIKDGEVAVAKDGRPLSPIQSWGVSKLLQEHERRVSMTSGPLLEASGSLAHYQNMQEPFPDVTLTGTHSYPSSQTPSTTHSDPPAYQPPYTTDAYAPYPYPYHPGYSHEELPPYTPGLSSQSSQASTAYTHEIPTQPSEMSYPVDPANYPAEMPSFVGEITYSQAQPPMYAPCPEEVIVNSQAPVRSKVPPPVAPKPPLAARAAAVAATVSSTTASVEPKRRNVTQV